Proteins from a single region of Bradyrhizobium diazoefficiens:
- a CDS encoding valine--tRNA ligase produces the protein MIEKNYQPADIEARMSVVWEDSLAFKAGRPDRRDAVPFTIVIPPPNVTGSLHMGHALNNTLQDILCRFERMRGRDVLWQPGTDHAGIATQMVVERQLMERQEPGRREMGREKFLERVWEWKAESGDTIINQLKRLGASCDWSRERFTMDEGLSKAVVKVFVELHRDGLIYKDKRLVNWDTKLLTAISDLEVQQTEVRGHLWYLRYPIEGKVFSPEDPSSFIVVATTRPETMLGDTGVAVHPDDERYQKLVGKNVILPLVGRKIKIVADEYSDPEKGSGAVKVTPAHDFNDFEVGNRHGLRRISVLDKEGCLDLLDNEDYLRGLPEGASQFAEEFNKVDRFAARKRIVERLESFGFVERIEPHTHMVPHGDRSGSVIEPYLTDQWYVDAKTLAKPAIAAVRSGETTFVPKNWEKTYFEWMENIQPWCISRQLWWGHQIPAWYGPDGKVFVAETEEEAVSHALGYYVEQEVITVEQGREMALDRNKREGFITRDEDVLDTWFSSALWPFSTLGWPEDAPEVTRYYPTNVLVTGWDIIFFWVARMMMMGLHFMKEAPFSTVYIHRLVRDEKGAKMSKSKGNVIDPLNLIDEYGADALRFALAREAAHTHDIKLSSQLVEINRNFATKLWNSCRFAEMNECIVPEGFEPAKAKEPLNRWIAHKAAEATREVTEALEAHSFNEAASAMYRFVLNIYCDWYVELAKPALLGADGPLKEETRAMVAWARDEILKLLHPFMPFITEELWEVTAKRDGLLALAPWPLKPTGPTPEQLAMLAAAAGPTDPLISPALVLPIFDHAEFSDPRAEAEIGWVIDLVTQIRSVRAEMNIPPATLTALVLAGASAETKERAPRWIDVIKRMARLSDISFAERAPDGAVQLLVRGEVAALPLKGVIDVAAERARLDKEIGKADADIKRAESKLANEKFVANAAEEVVEEEREKREAALARKAKLLEALERLKQAS, from the coding sequence ATGATCGAGAAAAACTACCAGCCCGCCGATATCGAAGCCCGCATGTCCGTCGTGTGGGAGGACAGCCTTGCCTTCAAGGCCGGCCGCCCCGACCGCCGCGACGCAGTGCCCTTTACGATCGTGATCCCGCCGCCGAACGTGACGGGCTCGCTGCACATGGGCCACGCCCTCAACAATACGCTGCAGGACATCCTGTGCCGGTTCGAGCGCATGCGCGGCCGCGACGTGCTGTGGCAGCCCGGTACCGACCATGCCGGCATCGCCACCCAGATGGTGGTCGAGCGGCAGCTGATGGAGCGCCAGGAGCCCGGCCGCCGCGAGATGGGTCGCGAGAAGTTTCTGGAACGGGTCTGGGAGTGGAAGGCCGAGAGCGGCGACACCATCATCAATCAGCTCAAGCGGCTCGGCGCCTCCTGCGACTGGTCGCGTGAGCGCTTCACCATGGACGAGGGCCTCTCGAAGGCCGTGGTCAAGGTGTTTGTCGAACTGCACCGCGACGGCCTGATCTACAAGGACAAGCGGCTGGTGAACTGGGACACCAAGCTGCTCACCGCGATCTCCGATCTCGAAGTGCAGCAGACGGAGGTGAGGGGGCACCTCTGGTATCTGCGCTATCCGATCGAGGGCAAGGTCTTCAGCCCCGAGGATCCCTCGAGCTTCATCGTGGTTGCCACGACGCGTCCGGAGACCATGCTCGGCGATACCGGCGTGGCCGTGCATCCCGACGACGAGCGCTATCAGAAGCTGGTCGGCAAGAACGTGATCCTGCCGCTGGTCGGCCGCAAGATCAAAATCGTCGCCGACGAATACTCCGATCCCGAGAAGGGTTCGGGCGCGGTCAAGGTGACGCCGGCGCACGACTTCAACGATTTCGAGGTCGGCAACCGCCATGGCCTGCGCCGGATCAGCGTGCTCGACAAGGAAGGCTGCCTCGATCTCCTCGACAATGAGGATTATTTGCGCGGCCTTCCCGAAGGCGCCTCGCAATTCGCCGAGGAGTTCAACAAGGTCGATCGCTTCGCGGCGCGCAAGCGCATCGTCGAGCGGCTGGAATCGTTCGGCTTCGTCGAGCGGATCGAGCCGCACACGCATATGGTGCCGCACGGCGACCGCTCGGGCAGCGTGATCGAGCCGTACCTGACCGACCAGTGGTATGTCGACGCCAAGACGCTCGCAAAGCCCGCGATCGCGGCGGTGCGTTCGGGCGAGACCACCTTCGTGCCGAAGAACTGGGAAAAGACCTATTTCGAGTGGATGGAGAACATCCAGCCCTGGTGCATCTCGCGGCAGCTCTGGTGGGGCCATCAGATTCCGGCCTGGTACGGCCCCGACGGCAAGGTGTTCGTCGCGGAGACCGAGGAGGAGGCCGTCAGTCACGCGCTCGGCTATTACGTCGAGCAGGAAGTGATCACGGTCGAGCAGGGCCGCGAGATGGCACTCGACCGCAACAAGCGCGAGGGTTTCATCACCCGTGATGAGGACGTGCTCGACACCTGGTTCTCCTCGGCGCTGTGGCCGTTCTCGACGCTCGGCTGGCCCGAAGACGCGCCGGAGGTGACGCGCTACTACCCGACCAATGTGCTGGTCACGGGCTGGGACATCATCTTCTTCTGGGTCGCCCGCATGATGATGATGGGCCTTCACTTCATGAAGGAGGCGCCGTTCTCGACGGTTTACATCCACCGTCTCGTTCGTGACGAGAAGGGTGCCAAGATGTCGAAGTCGAAAGGTAACGTCATCGATCCGCTGAACCTGATCGACGAGTACGGCGCTGATGCTCTCCGCTTTGCGCTGGCACGCGAGGCGGCCCATACGCATGACATCAAGCTTTCCTCGCAGCTTGTCGAAATCAATCGCAATTTCGCGACCAAGCTCTGGAATTCCTGCCGCTTTGCGGAGATGAACGAGTGCATCGTGCCGGAAGGTTTCGAGCCGGCAAAGGCCAAGGAGCCGCTGAATCGCTGGATCGCGCACAAAGCCGCAGAGGCTACCCGCGAGGTGACCGAGGCACTTGAAGCTCACAGCTTCAACGAAGCTGCGAGCGCGATGTATCGGTTCGTCCTGAACATCTATTGCGACTGGTACGTCGAGCTCGCAAAGCCTGCGCTGCTCGGCGCCGATGGCCCCCTCAAGGAGGAGACCCGCGCCATGGTTGCCTGGGCGCGCGACGAAATCCTGAAGCTGCTGCATCCCTTCATGCCCTTCATCACCGAGGAGCTGTGGGAGGTGACGGCCAAGCGTGACGGCCTGCTCGCGCTGGCGCCATGGCCGCTGAAGCCGACCGGTCCGACGCCGGAGCAGCTCGCCATGCTTGCGGCGGCGGCCGGGCCGACCGATCCGTTGATCTCGCCGGCGCTGGTGTTGCCGATCTTCGACCATGCCGAGTTCAGCGATCCCAGGGCGGAAGCCGAGATCGGCTGGGTGATCGACCTTGTCACGCAGATCCGCTCGGTGCGCGCCGAGATGAACATCCCGCCGGCAACGCTGACCGCGCTGGTGCTCGCAGGCGCCTCGGCGGAGACGAAGGAACGCGCACCGCGCTGGATCGACGTCATCAAGCGCATGGCGCGGCTGTCGGACATCTCGTTCGCCGAGCGCGCACCTGACGGCGCCGTGCAGCTGCTGGTGCGCGGCGAGGTGGCCGCGCTGCCGCTGAAGGGCGTGATCGACGTTGCCGCCGAACGTGCGCGCCTCGACAAGGAGATCGGCAAGGCCGACGCCGACATTAAGCGCGCGGAGTCGAAGCTCGCCAACGAGAAGTTCGTCGCCAACGCGGCCGAAGAGGTCGTCGAGGAGGAGCGCGAAAAGCGCGAGGCGGCGCTGGCCCGCAAGGCCAAGCTGCTCGAGGCGCTGGAGCGGCTGAAGCAGGCGTCTTAA
- a CDS encoding DNA-3-methyladenine glycosylase — MAPASNTSPPRLGKRLKRDFFDRDVREVAPELIGATMLLDGVGGIIVEVEAYHHTEPAAHSYNGPTPRNQIMFGPPGFAYVYRSYGIHWCVNFVCEEEGSAAAVLIRALEPTHGLATMRRRRHLQDVHALCSGPGKLTEALGITIAHNTMPLDRPPIALHARTEDVEVVAGIRIGITKAVGLPWRYGVRGSKFLSKPFPK, encoded by the coding sequence ATGGCTCCAGCATCGAACACTTCACCACCGCGGCTCGGCAAGCGCCTGAAGCGGGACTTTTTCGACCGCGATGTCCGCGAGGTCGCGCCCGAGTTGATCGGTGCGACCATGCTGCTCGATGGCGTTGGCGGCATCATCGTCGAGGTCGAGGCCTATCATCATACCGAGCCGGCGGCCCACTCCTACAACGGCCCGACGCCGCGGAACCAAATCATGTTCGGCCCGCCCGGCTTTGCCTACGTCTACCGCTCCTACGGCATCCATTGGTGCGTCAACTTCGTCTGCGAGGAGGAAGGCTCGGCCGCCGCCGTGCTGATCCGCGCGCTGGAGCCGACACATGGCCTGGCGACGATGCGCCGTCGCCGCCATCTCCAGGATGTGCACGCGCTGTGCTCGGGCCCGGGCAAGTTAACCGAGGCACTCGGCATCACCATCGCGCACAATACAATGCCGCTGGACCGGCCGCCGATCGCGCTGCATGCGCGGACAGAGGATGTGGAGGTGGTGGCCGGCATCCGGATCGGCATCACCAAGGCCGTCGGGCTGCCCTGGCGCTATGGCGTCAGAGGCTCAAAGTTTCTGAGCAAGCCGTTTCCGAAATAG